Proteins encoded in a region of the Dreissena polymorpha isolate Duluth1 chromosome 6, UMN_Dpol_1.0, whole genome shotgun sequence genome:
- the LOC127836669 gene encoding uncharacterized protein LOC127836669 — protein MVRDRLQNAADESWTYINVSSTVSQLSIGELVAGTTYAVKMYAENLIGNSDETPVLSVKTKSVISDQRSSPSVGAAAGDAVGGTLLAFILVMLWKYRKAFKRKPGEAHYDDLFNKQANVLAANTSSEYETYKVESQHTNQYETLAETSFHEYSVLSPGGKQDYSVTNRVTQVTETDRDIVNQENAYVCLHFQKYKYRFIL, from the exons ATGGTTCGTGATCGGTTACAAAATGCAGCAGACGAATCCTGGACCTACATTAATGTATCTTCAACAGTTAGTCAATTGAGTATTGGTGAATTAGTTGCTGGCACAACGTATGCAgtaaaaatgtatgcagagaatttaattggaaactcGGATGAGACTCCtgtattaagtgttaaaacaaaGTCTGTTATTTCGG ATCAACGATCTTCTCCATCAGTCGGGGCTGCAGCGGGAGATGCTGTTGGCGGAACGCTCCTTGCATTCATCTTGGTGATGCTCTGGAAATATAGAAAAGCCTTTAAAC GTAAACCTGGCGAAGCTCATTACGATGACCTGTTCAATAAACA AGCCAATGTCCTTGCTGCCAATACGAGTTCCGAATATGAAACCTACAAAGTCG aatcaCAGCACACAAACCAGTACGAGACATTGGCTGAAACTTCTTTTCACGAATATTCGGTGTTATCACCTGGCGGCAAACAGGATTATAGTGTAACGAACCGTGTAACTCAAGTTACTGAAACTGATCGTGATATCGTGAATCAGGAAAACGCCtatgtttgtttgcattttcagaaatatAAATATCGTTTCATTTTGTAA